Part of the Trichoderma asperellum chromosome 1, complete sequence genome is shown below.
AATACTtggcttttgttttttaatgCTTCGTATAAAAGGGTGGGTAGAATCTTCCAAAGTACCTGTTCTGTTAGATGCCACTCAGTATCGGATATTTGCTTCATACGGTGTCCCTACAAGTAGCACTTCGTACTGTTGAGCTATAAACGTAGCTCTTGCGTATGGCGCCGTACTAGCAAACGGAACACTAACGGTAGAGACAGGTACCCGTTTCGTGCTCCATCCCTGGTGGGCGCTCGCGATGCTGACCGCACATTCGTAGCGTGCATGATAACCCCAGCTCAGCTGGGACTCTAGCGCACAATTATGAGGGCTATATCATTTCCGGGTTCTGGAATAGCTTCAGACAGACATGCCGGCAGCGTTTGTTTCGATGTTTTTAGCCTCTGGCTTGCGCCAAGGAACAAAACCGGCCCACCAATTGCTAACCAGCGAGTCAAGACTATCTTGACCGGACTTGATATCGACGGGCGACTCTAAGCCGAAGGGAGTTCTGCGTAGACCGCTTGTGATCACCGCGGGCAAATTCATCAAGCTACACATCCTTACGACCTAGACTACTCCTACTATTGCAGACCATCTTTGCCTAGCACAAGCACTACCATTCAGTTAGTGCTTGGCTTTCCTGCAAGGGTGACGAGTGTATTCATTAGTAAACCGACAGACAATATTGAGCAACATAGCTGGCTGTGGACTGTCAGCCGCTGGTTGGGCGCTGCCGTCAATGCTGCCGCGGAAGGAGATAGCTCTGAATGGCTacaagggggggaaaaaagagagaaaaaatgaaCGAAAATCTTCAGCCGAGCCAACCGCAGTGATGGCCCAGCCCTCCCCCATGAGTCAAGCTGCTATCACGAGATAAGGAGGGCCGAGGAAAAGCAGAGGGCCCTCTAGAATAGGTACCCGTCGTATCTCCTCACAGTCAAGAATGAGCTGCCAAGTTGGGTACTCAGTCAAGCCTGAATTTTCGTATCCTTTTCCCATTTGAATTTGGGGCTCGGACTTGGGCAAATGGTGTCGAACCAACATTCGCAGGTACGTATCCACAGGAGGCGCAGCCAGAGCCTTGATGAGGGAGGTGCTCTGTACATCCAACTCTGTTGATCTCTCCATTGGTCTTGATTCTGGGCCCCGTGCAGACAAGATACGCAGATACGTAGTTGGACACAATTGCAGAGATTGGGGTTTTATGATTTGCATAACCCCAGTACGGGCTGAACATCAAGCCTGCTTTGTTGTCTCGCTAGAGGCCATCCAGGTGGCAGTCAATCATGCAATCGCTTATGACTGAGACATGATCAAGACAAAAATCTCCTCTGACACCGCCGGGAGACTTTTCCTTGGACAGCCAATGGGCGAAGTTGGGCCGgatggcagccatggccaagccCCAAGTTTGCCCTCAGTCCCAGCGGAGGTTACTGGCAAGAAGGCCTGAAAGACGCACCGCCGCAGTTGAAAAATGACCAGCAAACCAGATTCGAATGGAGCCAGGACGCTGTTCTGGTACATCTGGGAAGCCACAGTCTCAATGCTCAGTGTCAAATCCGGTGAACTTGGCCATGTTGATTGGTTGGCGACGCATGCACTTAGGGTCTTGTTAATTGGCCGTTCTTGACGCTTCCCACAGAACACAGCAGCTCCCCCGAGGCATTATCCAGACGGATATGATGATCTCGTCCCCCGAGACCAGGTATGGAGGCGTCCTGTCCTTCGTAACTTCGTGGAGGGCTGAAGATGCATCGGCCTGACGGCCTAAGGGGTGAGAAAGTAGTGTCGTCGATGCCTAACGAAGACGGACGCGCACGCGTCATGAGTAACCAAACAGATCGAGTGTGATAGgcgcagcaagaaaaacacaCCGACAAAACAGACAGCGGAGAATGGTGCAAGTTGTCGGCGGGCCATGGCCGCTTCATATGCGGCCATGGCACAGTGGAGCCCAGGCGCCTCTTTGGTTGGAGGTCTCTGGGTCGACGACGCCAAAGAGAGACCAAGGCCCGTGTTGGAAATATGCACCAGCCACGAGAGCCCACTGCGAGGCAGCATGGCGCATGATGATGGGCAGGACAAGGAGGAGCGAGAGCTAGAATCGTATGCTgagttggagaagatggggcACAATCGATAAGCGATTATCTAATACCTTCCACTGCGTGTCAGTGTTGTCCCCGTCCGGTTGGTGAGCTGCATTGCTAGGTACCTAAGGTGTGCTGCTGTACGTACTGTACATACCTCCCTCGCAACCCAGCAAAagctgtagcagcagtacgCCATGTCCGTGCATTGCCTGATACGTGTTGCAGGATGCGAGGCAGCGTCAAAACGGCAAAGCGGATGACATTATCGTGTGCTTGATATTGGCTGCCCAGCTTCCGGGACATCCATTAGTCCTCTAGCTCGATCCTTACTAATCCGGGTCAGTACTTGATGGTCGGTGCAAGGCCGTACGTGCGCGTGAAGTACCTCACGTAATCCAAGGTCAGGTGCTGCGGCGCTCGCTTTCTGGCAGCCCATTACTGGTCCACTGTACGAAGGCCCCAGTGGGTCTCCATGCTCGTACCTCACCAGCTAAATCAAGCGAAGAGGTACATACAGGCCTTGCTTGTCAGCCCACCCCGTCGCCCTTCTCGCGTCTTTCAGGTGGGCTGTCGCAGTGCATGAGGTCCAAACCACATCAGGCATGACTGGCCTGGGCCAAACGCTGCGTCTCGCCTGATGGGTGCCATGACACCTCCCACGCAGCCCCGGTATTTGCCTATCGATTTGATGGCCTGTGACGATACGATACGACCGatagagggagagagggggagggggtttGTGAGAAACCGTGGAGAAGTGAGGGGATTCAATGGCCAGACAGAGCGCGCGGCCACATCACGATGACCAAGAGACGCCAGCGCCAGTGGAATAGAGGGCCGCTCCGCTGTGACTGGCCGGATTCGAGGCCATCTACTCCATCGAAGCTCTACCAGTGGTTCACAGGCCACTACTTTGCACGCCAAAGAAGCAGGCGTTTCGCACCGTCGCCCTTAGTAGAGCGCACACTACTGGCCCGTCCCGAGCTTTTGAGTGGTCACAAGTCAGCGGGTATGGCGTCCACCCGCTGTCCGGGTCGTGCGGGAGCGAACAACGCCGTCCATTACTCTCTTGAGTCCTGAGGAGCAGCTCATTCCTTTGGGGGAAGGGGGGTCGTCTGAGAGAGTTGGGTCTCAGGAGCTTGATGCCCAATCTGCCAACCTTTTCTCGGCGGCGCGAGACTAGCATGCGGGCACCTCTCATTCGCTCTGTCTTGGATCTCATCCCGTCGTTGAGCCTATCCATCTTGGATTCTGCCTCCCGGCGTCGCGGATGGCACCCGTCATGGCCCGCTTGCCGAGTCTTGACAGGCTCAATCATGGGCCATGGACATGACGGAAGCTCATTCGTTTCAGTACCCGCCCTGCTTTATGCGAGTCGAGCCAGAGGCAATTTTTCCTATCCTTTCTCTGCTAGTAAGGCGGGTGATGGGTTGACCATGGCGTCGTGGGCTGAGCGCTGCTGAACTGACTGACTGGTCATGACGAGGACCGTTGCTTATCGATTCTTGAATCAGGGCGACCTTGGACACAAGGCAGCGGCAAAGTTAGTACGGTACCCAGTGAGGCGCAACCTGAGGCACGTAGAGGCCGCTTCGAGTCACAAGAGACAGCTGCCCCCAGGTCGATCAGGTGTGCGGTATGGTCATTGTGGTTGGTGATGGCCATGCCGAGGCCTGCTTGAGACAGACAAAATAGTCGAATAGAGTACGAAGTACGGGACAAGATGCTCTGCTAAGTCCCATTCCGAGTGCCacatgagaaagaaagaagggggcCAGGGCCAGGGATCAGCCCAGCCCAGAAATGGTGTGAACGCGAGAGCTCAATACAAAGcagaaagatggagagggcTAAACATAGCGGCTATGACATACTACTGCTGCATCACATCTACCTACATACAGGTGCTGCTAGCACCCTACTCATACGCACGAGTACGAGATACTGGTAGGTATGCCCACCACCGCAGCCCTAGATAGAGAGATCCATTGTGCCATGCTCAAAGGGTATAAGGGATGCTCCGTGTGTGTCCAACTCGCTACACGCACGCACTCGTGGGCTTTGATAGCACTAATCGTACGGGCGCACTGCCGCTTCAGAATGGAGTGCGGAGGATTACAAGCATGGTGTTatggaaaaaataaaataaaaaataaaaaaataaaaataaaaactaaagagGCGAGAGCCAAATCTCACGACAGGCACCCCTGTCCAACGCCGGCCCCGAAGACCAGGCCCTAGACAAAGCCCGTTTGAGCCCGACAGCATGATGACGAGCGCCCACGACGCACTAATACTGCTCATACTACAagaagtagcagtagtacggagtacgaAGTACCACTATCGACAACGACCGgctgtactctgtactctGTACTACGCACTCCAACTGCGGTATGGAGTAACACCTACATGCGAGCAAGGTATGTACATATGCATTACACATACGCTTCAGAGTACATACATGGGAGCCCAAAGCGTGTACCTATTACTACAGAGCCTAATATTGGAACTGTTCAGCCCACGGACGACattctcctctctcgctATCGCCCTCAGCAGACCCTCCCGCGATTATTAGCCCGAGGAGATTTCGACGCTGTCATCATGCCAAATCAACGTGCTTGCACGGAGATATCAGCCTAGCAACAACTATCAGTGTGTGGTACGTACCGGCCCTCGGCGCAGGCGATGAAGCACAACGCCTCCTCTCTAGACGGGCAGCTCTTCTTGACTAAGAAGACGATAACTAAGCAGCTCTGCAGACCAATGACGGATGGATCTCAATCATTGGCTACATCTGACCCTCCTTCGTGCTATGGAGCACCCACTACCCAGTTGCAGCTAGGCATTCATTGCTACAAACGCCCGAGTACATATAATCGAAATCCCCTCCTCCCATCTGCTACCTTTGTTCAGTATCCCAACTTTGAATCCCATTCGACGCCCTCGGTGCTCTTGAGCCGTCTTTCGTTTCGTGTTTGTctgtatcagcagcagcagaaaggaGAGCCagagagcagcggcagcagaggcctCTCCAAACACCTGTACCACGAGATTGCATTTCAGTGAGTCAgttccttgttttttttgtgtgtttttctttcctccgTGCCCCCTCTTCCCGGTTGGTGGACGACGACTGTTTGCTATATCCTTGATATCATCGTTATCATTATCATTATTACTACTTCAATATCATCCTATTGAAGCAATAATGATAATAAACCGCCCTCctgctctccatcttccatcttcccGCTGCCTCTTATCAGCCATTTCCCTTCCATTTCTGCCTATCCGGCGTCGtcgatttatttttatctctGTCGCCGCTCTTCGCCTGCACCTCCTCTCTTGCATGTTTTTTCCCACTACCACCCACTGGCCTGTCCACTCTCCCGCACTTAAACTAGCCCCCCCACAAGCGCTGTCTTAGCGCTGTTCTGATTCCCTGCCCTGCTCCCTCCTCTCGATTCCCGCACCAAACCCAACTCCCAGCCTTTTTGGCAGCGGCCCGTCTTATATCACTCGACCCTCCCGCACTCTGTGGTCTGCTCATCACCCTTCAACGCCTTGACGGCTTCATGACCTGCATTTGCTCTGCATTTCGCTGCTTCTTCGCCCTTCCCCTTTGGTCATAACCATCCATCGTTGTCACGAATCACCGCAATCACTGCCTACGCATGCTGCCTGTGgtctttcttcatcttgaacCCGCCTCACATCCGTCACAACAAATGAAAAGGCCGTCTTGATCGCCTTCGCTAACATCTCGTCTTTTGAGACTATCAGTATATCAGCATTTAACGACTACTGTgcttttgttcttcttcatttcagttcttcttatttcctcatttcttttgcttcttcttttctttttcttctcgggTCGTCATTTTTCTTGTTCGGTTTTTGACGTCGACCTCTGCAACCTCTTCCCTCACTTTTCGGCCTTCACGCCGCTCCCACATAGCCACAAAAATTCGTCACAATGAACGGCTACTATTCAGCATCTATGGCTATGGATGCGAGCCAAGAGCAGAAGTTCTTCAAGGCAGAGGACAACGGCAGCTTAGACGACAGCCTTCTTGACCAGAGCGGCATTGATTCAGGACTGGATCTTTCTCCTCCCATGGACAGCAGGCGAGAGTCTTTCGGCATCGGAgggcctctcttctctcccaagACCGAAGATTGGCAATCTGTCGATATGCAGTCGCTGCCCTCCAACAACCCCTTCTACGAACCTCACAGCACCAACCCCTACATGCGCTTCGACCAGCCCTCAGCCAACCCATTCATCTCATCAGGCAATCCCTGGGCCATGAACGGAGGCTCAGGCGCGGCCACACCTTTCCAGCGCTTCGGTGGCATGGCGACTGATTTTGACGCCAACACTTCCATCTTCCAGCAGCCTATCCACGCTCCCACTCCGTTCCCCAACTCGGGCAACATGTTCGCCAACTTGGCTGATGGCCAGGCTATGCAAGATGGCCAGGCcgctgccaagaagatgcAAGATGGCAGCCCTGCTATTCGGTCGCACAATGATCTGCGACGCGGCGATGGCATCCGGAAGAAGAATGCTCGTTTCGAGATCCCCGCGGAGCGAAACTTGAGCAACATCGACCAGTTGATTGCCCAGTCTACGGATGAGCAGGAGATCAAGGAGCTTAAGCAACAGAAGCGACTGCTGCGAAATCGCCAAGCTGCGTAAGTACATTCATCAAAACTCCAAGACCCCTGCAGTAAAGCTAACCGGTTCTACTAGTCTCGACTCTCGACAGCGCAAGAAGCAGCACACTGAGCGCCTGGAGGATGAGAAAAAGCATTTCACCGTTGTCATCACTGacatggaggaggagcttgccacgctcaaggccaaggttgAGCAGCTCACtctcgagaagcagcagtgCGTCGAGTACATCGAGACCCTCGCGTTTGAGAAGGACGAGATGATCCGCACTCACACTATCGAGACTGGTGAGCTGAGGAAAAAGGTTGGTATCCTGACTGACCACGTCCAGCGcctggagagcagcatcCCCCCTAACGCTGCTGCTAATGACTTCTCCGGCTCTTACGACGACATGGACATGGCCGGCGCCTGGGATAATGGCTTCCTCAACGACTTTACTGATGAGGTTAAGCCGCCCATGGctatggccaagaaggacaACAACCCCTTCAACTCTGACAGCGAGAAGACCTCGTCCCAAGGAGGCTTGCTATTCATGCTCTTCCTTGTTGGCGCTTTTGTCTTGTCGAGCCGCTCGATGCCCTCCATCCCTCGCGTGTCTGAGGATGTCCGAGTTGCATCAGCGAATCTCCTCGACAACGTCTTCAAGGATGCCGGCGTCAGCGCCTCTCCCAGCATGCATGCCATTGCTCCCCAGCCTTCCGCTGCCACTTGGGGCCAGCCCGTTAGCGCTAGTGTGATGGCCGGCATGGCTGCTGATGGTGTTGTCGCACCGTCCATGCTTGTTGAGCTCGGCGATAGCCTTATGCAGCCCTCACAAGAGCAAACGAACGAGCAgatcttctccctctctgctGCTCAGTATAACGGTGTTAGTGACCATGACTTTCTCCGCCCTGGCAGAATGCCCAGCAAGACTCGCAAGAACCTGGCCCAGGCTCTTGCTGAGCTGCGGGATAATGCTAAGCAGCTGGGTGCCGCTGAGGTATATACTCGCACTCTCCTTTGGGACCAGATCCCCAACGACGTCGTCCGAAACTTTGCCAGAATGGTTGTAGAATGCAACAGTGCTCAGAATGGACAGCAATGCAATGAGGCAAGATCATGAAAGAATTTTAAAAGACCCGGcgcgaaagaagaaaaaaaaaacgaaatcTCACGATGACGAATGAAAAAATGGCTACAGTAATGACGCAGAAACCGACTTCTCCACCCTTGCTCTATTTTGTCTTGGtttatttcatttctttGGCAACCTTTGTTactttcttattcttctcttcttacAGCCATATCCGCGATCGGATGAGCTGGCCATTTTATTTGAGTTGCTCTGGGGCGGCTCCCCCCACATGCGCATTATTTGAGATTATTTGCTCACGCATTCACCAACATCTTCTTGAATTTGAACAAACCGCTTTCTCATGAAAATCATCTACTTTGGAGTCTTCCACGATTTCTTTGCGGATCTAGCGAGCGAGCAAGCGTTGCTTTTTATTGGCGATTGATTTTgatttggcttcttttcattgtgtttttcttttctttgtgttAATATTTGGACGGCTTTTCAAACCTTATTACATGGTTTCTACCCTACTTTTTGGGACCCTTTCGACGATTGGCGAGATGGGACATAAGCAGACGCAGCAGCACTGCAAGCATGCTACAGGCCCCAGTCCGGTGCATGCTTGTACTACTTTTGAAAGGCATAGCTTTTCGGGTATTGGAAATATAGGTGCGGGATGATACCTAGCGCCAAAAGAACGATTTCTACGAGGCATGTCGACACAGATTGATGACAGAATGGAATTCTACTTGATGATAACGAGGAAGAGCACCTGGAACGGGCACTTCTGAACGACACTCTTTTGAAAACCCACCATAGGGACAAGATATATCCCTAGATGGCTTTCCTTTGTACTTGGGCGGCATATTggaaatagttttttttttcttttacttggAAATAGCAGCCACGACGATGGCCTATTGGGTTTTGACGacatattttcttttcagaTAGCTTTTCAAATATGAAAGCGGACAAAATGGTCCAGCTTTACTTTACATTCATCATGATTCCCGTCTTTCTCATTTCCAGTTCTGTGACTGCTTCTAAATCCGCCTGTACGACTCCCCTATACTCGGGTGCCTTGCGCCTTTGTGTGCCTACTAGAGGGCTAATAACAAACAACGTCCTTACCCGAGCCGCGAGGCGCAACACAAGTATTTCTTGCTACGTAAAGTTTGCAGACTGACCCGGCCATCTGCCACTTACGCATAGCGTCCATCCTGGTATCATACTTCCATGGATACTACAGCCCCGTGCTATCACCGCCAAAGCATAGTACCTGGGGCAGAGACGACGAAAACAAAGGGGTGGGGTGCGTGAGACAGACCTGGAAGCGATGTGATGCAAAGCGGCCATGCACTGGTTGTGGCTTGTCTTGGACTGAAGGGGGGGCCAGATATTGGGTTGACATCACACCGCCAACGAGGCAGAGGCTTTTTAGTTGCTTCTAGTCTAGGACTTGAAggttggagaagctgcaggccTAAGCCCTTTCCGGGAGGGTTGTGTCTCTTTGATGGAGGGATAGGACGAGATGTCCATGAAAAAGCGTCCAAGTAGAGCCAAGGTGCCATGCGCCTGCCGTGGCCACggtgctactactacctcCGCGTCGTATTTGCTATGGGCTCTATTCTACCTAAATTGCGCGGAGCGTCATGGCTGATGTTTTTCTCATGCTGGCTATTACCAGGCAGAACAGGGCGTGGCTGGCTGATACGCTGATCATTTGGCTTGTGTTGAAGGGAGAGAAGGCATCACGAGATaactactacctaggtactaggtagaaGATACATTTTACGCAGTAGGTACCTTGGTAAGTTTGGGCCTGGAAAGAGTCGCCTAACATGGCACCTTCCTAATACTCCAAATACTTGCCATCGACGCAACTTCCCGGAAGTGAACAAGCAAACAATGGAATTAacaattaataatatttttctctctgctgAGTCGATCCAAGCCAAGGCGCCTCTCTCCTCccatctctcctctccattcttccatcctccacttccacctccacctccacctccctgcctttttcttccatcctgcatgccatccatctccctcATTCGTCATAATTAGTACTAGCCCGCCAGCTGCATCCACCAATCGGCGAGCTATTCTTCATCTGCAAGAACTGATCATCTGCTCTGATCTCAGCCAATGCCATCTCAGGGTGGTCACAAACTCGGTTTTGGCGAAATAGATGAAACAGCCACACACGCTGCCAATGCGTACACGCGCACATTTATCCGCTCACACGCACACATTATCCAGACGCATCCGCTTTAGTCCGGACGAATAACAGCACTTGATGCGCCTCTAGAAGAGAGGGCTGGCTCTCTAGCCCCTTGGGCCATGTTTTCTGTTGCTCTATTCCTGGCTCTTCCCGTCTTCCGTCTTGTTGACACGCCAAACGCCATGCTACGCCACGCCGCTACACCCCTCGGGCCGATCCTGTTGGCCGTGAGGCTAGAAAGCTCTTTGACTCAAAGCCACGCTGCCACGAAGGCCCCAAGGTACCATGATGCCAAAGCACCAATTATCATTGTGCCCTGCTATAAGCGTGCTGCTATAATGGGCGACGGGCAGTCAGTCAGTCACATCTctcctacatacatactagCCTACCTACTTCTAAGTGAGTGATGCATATACGCATACCtgcatacatacacacatagCGCATGTACAAATAAACGCACGTACATGCATCTTGCATGCTTCGTACAGAAGCTTTACCTGTCAAGAGCCAATTATACTAACAAGTCGTCTTGGTCCCTTACAGCTCCAGCAGTCATGCCACCTCCGCTACGAATTCCCCCCTACCCGGAACTATTAAGTGAGTGCCTGAAAGCCTCATCAACTGCTAGTCCCGGATTTCAATGCCGTAAATGACTCGAGAATTGATACCCAAAACCCAATGACCATTCATAAGCAAATTTTCAATAGCGAGAAAGCGAGAAagcgagggaaaaaaaaaaaaaaaaaaaaaaactcagaAGAGCAAGGCTCAGCAGCCCACCCGTACTAGGCCTCGATATATGGCCAACTCCACAACAACAGACAAGTCGTTTTCTCTTCCAGCCAATCTAGTTGCGACAGCTGAACAACACATACATACGTGCCCGCCTACATACGTACATCATGTACATGCCTGCACGCATGCGTAAATGCCACCTGCATGCGCAATCAGGCATCAAAACGATCCTCCCGGCTAGGGCAAAGCTGGTAAAAGAGCCGCTGCACCAAGGCATCGCCAGACCTATAATCCCATTTACACCAATTCTCCGAGCCACATCTGCAGCTTTCTCCTctgctctcctcttttcATGCTAAGTAAGCCCATGAGAATTTAGCAAAGTGAGTTATCAGCTGGGTGCTGCTCCTTTAGTGGCTACGAACATGCTTCGCGAACACACGATAGACATACAGTTGCAGGGCACAGTGCCTTACAGCCATATATGCTCGGACATTTACATTTCATATACACAACCAGACATCCTACATACATTCAAATATACATGCCGTAATCGCCGTTATATGAGCCGCTCACAACGCCTAAGTTATACCACGCCTGTGCTGCAGATGATACAGCAGCGGCACCCCGCAAATGTGAACCACAGGCCGCAGGATGGGTCACAACGCTGCCTCTTTACTCGCTGATTAGAGAGCCACCTAGTGGGCACGGAACGCAAcagcaagaaagaaaggaagaaaaaagtccCTGGACCACTTTCGATATCTCGTAAAGGCCgcgggagaagagaaataagGGGAAAAGGTAATGAAGCTTAGAGGTGGAAAGCGCTATTGAGCTCCATCGAGCGAATGCGATCTGCTTGCCTGTGACCCCCCCTTACTTCTTCTTACCGTTGCCGGGATCGTACTTTTCTTTCCATATCCTACAGACGCGTTAGCCATTGACTCGTCTTTGGGGCATTTTTGCCTTCCAGCTGGGGCTGGACTGTGTAGCACATCACAACTCTGCGGAGCTCCTGGCTACAATCGTGAGACTGCACATATTCTGGGCGGAACAATTTGAGCAAGCTGCACGAATAAATCTTGAGCGAAGCCCAGTCACTCGGAAGTGATGCATCACAGTACACAGAGTGACACCCACAGCTGACACGACGGATGAGTATGGGTGCGTTTTGATAACTTACCATGAATTTCCTAGTGTCTTATTGCCAGCTTTCTCCGCCAGTCGATAGTACCGGGCTGCAGCATACTGTACTCCCAAGTAAGGATTCAAACATCAGCCTCATGTGACGGACCAGTATCTGTGGAGAGGGGGAGCACGACCAGTGGCCGTGCCATTTTCTGCTGGGCTTGCGCAACTTGCGCCTCCTTGCTTGACCTCTCTTGCCTCATCGGTACCCAAATCTGGGCCTGGTGAGTCGTTGGGCATCAACTCCGCCTTTGTCAGCGCAGAAACgaagccagagccagccAGACTAATGACTGGCAAGCCACAGTCTACCTGCAGTGCTGCTGGCCCCGGTTGAGGCTTGATCTCTTTGTTGTTGTCATCGAGGAGGCGAAGCTATGTCATCGATATCTTGACTAATCGCAAACGTACCTTATCCTTTTTACAGCCATAGCCCTCCAGGTAACACCAGGCAACTTCGTTCATAGCGTCTTGGCGCCCCGTCAGCATTCGAGCATATATCCGCTTCTACAGGTGCATCTCATAACTCACCAGAATCGCCCAAGTTCGCTGCTGTCTCATAGTACTGTTTCCCCCGCGGTTCAGTATCTAATCAGATCAGCCGACCCCTAAAGAGGGAATGAATACATACCTGCTTTGCGGCGATTGGATCTTTTCCGATGCCCCAGCCGTGGCGGAAGCAGTTTGCCAATTCGAAGATGGCGAGGACTAGCTCCCCCTTTGCCGCTCCTCCCTTCTTCAGACCAGCCTGGATCGCCAATTGTTCGACTGATGCAGCATTAGAGGCTGCTGCCGTTAGATAGTGGACCGCTCTCCCAGGGTCTGGCGTGCAACCCCAACCGTGCCTGTTAGAAGAAAGCATAGCGATTAGTCCGgagcttttcttcatcttccttgtTTCAATTGCCTAGTAATCATATGACAGTCATGTCACGTAAATCAATGGGATGTGATATATGAGAGCGTGCTCAAAGGGGACAAATGCGGGCTGAGCCGTGTCTCTCAGTATTCACCGGCGGCAAGCAGCATATCGCCACCGCGTGATAGGAGTGAAAGGGCAAATTGGAATCCGGCGATGGTAACACTCACCTGAGTGCTAGTCCATAGAGGACCTGGCTAAGTGGATTATTGGCGCCGCTCTCATCTGCAAGGCGCCCGAATAACTTGGTGGCTTCCACATAGTTACCATCCTCATGCAGTCGAATCGCCTCCTGAATATCGGCATCGATCTGTTTGGACGAAACTTGTCCCGAGTGCACCGAAGCGCTTCGGCTGCGAGGGCCGTCTAGACTCATGTGCGCCATGCCGTCTGCGGCATCCCTTGAAGGCGGCCGACTCCTCACCCGATCATTCTGCCCGGCTAACATGGTCGCCCGTTTCTCCCACTGCAGCTCTGCAGCATCTCTATCCTGCACGTCGTTTGGGACCACAATCTCCGGTAGGTTCTGGGGCACATGGTCAGAGGTCTCAGGCGCGCGACTTAGGTGTAGCCTATGGGAGAGGCGTCTTGCCGCGCTCTCCTTCTTGGACTTCTGACTGGTCGAGGAGGATGCAGATGGGCTTCGTGATTGATCCGAGTGGAAAAAGTCAAAGCTTCGCCTCGACTTTCGGTGCTCTCCGC
Proteins encoded:
- a CDS encoding uncharacterized protein (EggNog:ENOG41) is translated as MGLRDALKKKDAIEQGQDADARLAGPDITFIRSDTVSQQVIVPPDENALGYNDGLLSPSSTSGEHRKSRRSFDFFHSDQSRSPSASSSTSQKSKKESAARRLSHRLHLSRAPETSDHVPQNLPEIVVPNDVQDRDAAELQWEKRATMLAGQNDRVRSRPPSRDAADGMAHMSLDGPRSRSASVHSGQVSSKQIDADIQEAIRLHEDGNYVEATKLFGRLADESGANNPLSQVLYGLALRHGWGCTPDPGRAVHYLTAAASNAASVEQLAIQAGLKKGGAAKGELVLAIFELANCFRHGWGIGKDPIAAKQYYETAANLGDSDAMNEVAWCYLEGYGCKKDKYAAARYYRLAEKAGNKTLGNSWIWKEKYDPGNGKKK
- a CDS encoding uncharacterized protein (SECRETED:SignalP(1-22)), which gives rise to MMTSAHDALILLILQEVAVVRSTKYHYRQRPAVLCTLYYALQLRYGVTPTCEQDYQYISI
- a CDS encoding uncharacterized protein (TransMembrane:1 (o388-406i)~EggNog:ENOG41), with the protein product MNGYYSASMAMDASQEQKFFKAEDNGSLDDSLLDQSGIDSGLDLSPPMDSRRESFGIGGPLFSPKTEDWQSVDMQSLPSNNPFYEPHSTNPYMRFDQPSANPFISSGNPWAMNGGSGAATPFQRFGGMATDFDANTSIFQQPIHAPTPFPNSGNMFANLADGQAMQDGQAAAKKMQDGSPAIRSHNDLRRGDGIRKKNARFEIPAERNLSNIDQLIAQSTDEQEIKELKQQKRLLRNRQAALDSRQRKKQHTERLEDEKKHFTVVITDMEEELATLKAKVEQLTLEKQQCVEYIETLAFEKDEMIRTHTIETGELRKKVGILTDHVQRLESSIPPNAAANDFSGSYDDMDMAGAWDNGFLNDFTDEVKPPMAMAKKDNNPFNSDSEKTSSQGGLLFMLFLVGAFVLSSRSMPSIPRVSEDVRVASANLLDNVFKDAGVSASPSMHAIAPQPSAATWGQPVSASVMAGMAADGVVAPSMLVELGDSLMQPSQEQTNEQIFSLSAAQYNGVSDHDFLRPGRMPSKTRKNLAQALAELRDNAKQLGAAEVYTRTLLWDQIPNDVVRNFARMVVECNSAQNGQQCNEARS